The following are encoded together in the Bacillus cereus group sp. RP43 genome:
- a CDS encoding peptidylprolyl isomerase PrsA: protein MKKKKLFMGTIITCVALTLSACGSSENVATSKVGNVTEKEFSKELRQTYGKSTLSQMMLNKALLDKYEVSDEEAKKQVDAAKEQMGDKFKVALEQVGLKNEDELKEKMKPEIALEKAIRATVTDKDVKDNHKPEMKVSHILVKDEKTAKEVKEKINNGEDFTALAKQYSEDTGSKEQGGEIAGFAPGQTVKEFEEAAYKLDAGQVSEPIKTSFGYHIIKVTDKKELKPFDEVKDSIRKDLEQQRLQDATGKWKQQVINDLLKEADIKVTDNEFKDTFKFLDEK from the coding sequence TTGAAAAAGAAAAAGCTATTTATGGGAACTATTATTACATGTGTGGCGCTAACATTGTCTGCGTGTGGTTCCTCAGAAAATGTTGCAACATCAAAAGTAGGAAACGTGACAGAGAAAGAGTTTAGTAAAGAATTAAGGCAAACATATGGAAAAAGTACTTTATCTCAAATGATGTTAAATAAGGCATTGCTAGATAAATATGAAGTTTCAGATGAAGAAGCTAAAAAACAAGTAGACGCAGCGAAGGAACAAATGGGTGACAAGTTTAAAGTGGCGTTAGAGCAAGTAGGATTAAAAAATGAAGATGAATTAAAAGAGAAAATGAAGCCAGAAATTGCACTTGAGAAAGCGATTAGAGCGACTGTCACAGATAAAGATGTGAAAGATAACCATAAACCAGAAATGAAGGTAAGTCACATTTTAGTGAAAGATGAAAAAACTGCGAAAGAAGTAAAAGAGAAAATAAATAATGGTGAAGATTTTACTGCTTTAGCGAAACAATATTCGGAAGATACTGGTTCAAAGGAACAGGGCGGAGAAATAGCTGGTTTTGCTCCTGGTCAAACTGTGAAAGAATTTGAGGAAGCTGCGTATAAATTAGATGCAGGACAAGTAAGTGAGCCGATAAAAACATCTTTTGGTTATCATATAATAAAAGTGACGGATAAAAAAGAATTGAAACCATTTGATGAAGTGAAAGATTCGATTCGAAAAGATTTAGAACAACAAAGACTACAAGATGCGACAGGTAAATGGAAACAACAAGTAATCAATGATCTATTGAAAGAAGCGGATATTAAAGTAACAGATAATGAATTTAAAGATACATTTAAATTCTTAGATGAGAAGTAA
- a CDS encoding glycoside hydrolase family 25 protein produces the protein MGYIVDISKWNGNINWDIAASQLDLVIARVQDGSNTGDFMYQGYVKEMKKRSIPFGNYAFCRFISISDAKKEAQDFWNRGDKNAKFWVADVEVQTMVDMQGGTQAFIDELRRLGAKKIGLYVGHHTYVSFGARNIDADFIWIPRYGGNKPAYPCDIWQYTDSGNVPGIGKCDLNQLIGNKNLSWFIGSNQTNQSSIGDSKQPNGIGIAVSKYDDGYGINLYENPVNPQFTGRLTKKIPYLIYKGYWGGGEKDMICLGGDQQWAKLEHFNVQWFYAYSKYTPGYEIRTYDGPNGNDTGAVDGEVPYRIWNRQDGYVDIGGNKWIKEEHVQIK, from the coding sequence ATGGGCTATATTGTAGATATTTCAAAATGGAATGGAAATATTAATTGGGATATTGCAGCGTCTCAGCTAGATTTAGTTATTGCTAGAGTTCAAGATGGTTCGAATACGGGCGATTTTATGTATCAAGGTTATGTGAAAGAAATGAAGAAACGTAGTATCCCATTTGGGAATTATGCATTTTGCCGTTTTATATCTATTTCAGATGCAAAAAAAGAAGCACAAGATTTTTGGAATCGTGGCGATAAAAACGCTAAATTTTGGGTGGCAGATGTAGAAGTTCAAACAATGGTAGATATGCAAGGCGGGACTCAAGCATTTATTGATGAATTACGCCGATTAGGTGCAAAAAAAATTGGTTTATATGTAGGACATCACACGTATGTATCATTTGGAGCTCGCAATATTGATGCTGATTTTATTTGGATTCCTCGTTATGGGGGGAATAAACCAGCATATCCTTGTGATATTTGGCAATATACTGATTCAGGAAATGTTCCTGGTATTGGAAAATGTGATTTGAATCAATTAATTGGGAATAAAAATCTTTCTTGGTTTATAGGTTCAAATCAAACAAATCAATCTAGTATTGGAGATAGTAAGCAACCAAATGGAATTGGTATTGCGGTTTCAAAATATGATGATGGATACGGCATTAATTTATATGAAAATCCTGTGAATCCGCAGTTTACAGGAAGACTTACGAAAAAAATCCCATATTTAATCTATAAAGGTTATTGGGGAGGTGGCGAAAAAGATATGATTTGTTTAGGTGGTGACCAACAGTGGGCTAAGTTAGAACATTTTAATGTACAATGGTTTTATGCATATTCAAAATACACACCTGGATATGAAATTAGAACGTACGATGGACCAAACGGGAATGATACAGGTGCGGTCGATGGGGAGGTCCCTTATCGTATTTGGAATCGTCAAGATGGATATGTAGATATAGGTGGGAACAAATGGATTAAAGAAGAACATGTGCAGATTAAATGA
- a CDS encoding MepB family protein, which produces MTNFSNTIEKLDEMIYKPNNLLITKRKEEKQNSEYAGGVFQLNNRSIRFRVSKITPNKIGQFVSFWEKNASMSNQAFSYDSAPNLLVITCIADNKLGQFIFPKEILLKEKILKTQNQKGKMAMRVYPIWDKPISNQAKKSQLWQLHYFVDLSDTENVATDKLLNLYS; this is translated from the coding sequence ATGACAAATTTTAGTAATACAATTGAAAAACTAGATGAAATGATTTATAAACCTAATAATCTATTAATTACTAAACGAAAAGAAGAAAAGCAAAATTCAGAATATGCAGGAGGGGTATTCCAGCTAAATAATAGAAGCATCCGATTTAGGGTATCAAAAATTACGCCTAATAAGATTGGACAATTTGTTTCTTTTTGGGAGAAGAATGCCTCCATGAGCAATCAGGCATTTTCTTATGATTCAGCTCCTAACCTTTTAGTTATCACTTGTATAGCGGATAATAAACTAGGACAATTTATTTTTCCAAAAGAAATTCTTCTAAAAGAAAAAATATTAAAAACTCAAAATCAAAAAGGGAAAATGGCTATGAGGGTTTACCCGATTTGGGATAAACCTATTAGTAATCAAGCTAAGAAGAGTCAATTGTGGCAACTTCATTATTTTGTCGATTTAAGTGATACTGAAAATGTAGCTACAGATAAATTATTAAACTTATATTCATAG
- a CDS encoding ABC transporter permease, whose protein sequence is MSCYYYCKNCESYQKKNHDCCKKRSDYYNKCGKRCDDCSCDHKENNLVRASAFRAVNTVDQNLPANTFVKVLFQNEQFDLANEYNPATSDFTPKTRGVYSVIGTIGFFPNDTNLNYRARVEVRVNGNAAIAIDNDFFGPINFGNVVSVSTILQLHAGDIVEIFAQSSIDGVISSSEDGSHFEAARFPSPIK, encoded by the coding sequence ATGTCTTGTTATTACTACTGTAAGAATTGTGAGAGTTACCAAAAGAAAAATCATGATTGCTGTAAAAAAAGAAGTGATTATTATAATAAGTGCGGTAAAAGATGTGATGACTGTTCTTGCGATCATAAGGAGAATAACCTTGTAAGAGCATCTGCTTTTAGAGCTGTAAATACAGTTGATCAAAACCTTCCGGCCAATACTTTTGTTAAAGTATTATTTCAAAATGAACAATTTGATTTAGCGAACGAATATAACCCAGCAACATCAGATTTTACTCCGAAGACTAGAGGAGTTTATTCTGTAATTGGAACGATTGGTTTCTTTCCGAACGATACAAATTTAAATTATAGAGCGCGTGTAGAAGTTCGAGTGAATGGAAATGCGGCAATTGCTATAGATAATGACTTTTTTGGTCCAATAAATTTCGGTAATGTCGTAAGTGTTTCAACAATACTCCAATTACATGCAGGTGATATTGTTGAGATTTTTGCGCAAAGTAGTATAGATGGGGTTATTAGTAGTTCAGAAGATGGTTCTCATTTTGAGGCTGCTAGATTTCCATCTCCAATAAAATAA
- a CDS encoding tyrosine-type recombinase/integrase: MAYLLAITCGMRKSEILGLQWKDIDFERRTLSVNRSLSHITKGFHELKTSSGKRLLILPDINLMALNDHLQKISEEKERYGEDYNDYNWVCRFRSLTQLWKKLIKKSEVPDIRFHDLRHTHATLMLKQGIHPKIVSEQLGHNRVGITLDTYSHVVPGLQEPAVDQFANELFGKKNSC, from the coding sequence ATCGCTTATCTTCTTGCTATTACATGTGGAATGCGTAAAAGTGAAATCCTAGGTCTACAATGGAAAGACATTGATTTTGAGAGACGAACGTTATCTGTTAACCGTTCCCTCTCTCACATTACAAAGGGATTCCATGAACTAAAAACCTCTTCAGGAAAGAGATTGCTGATTTTGCCTGACATTAATTTAATGGCACTAAATGACCATCTGCAAAAAATCTCTGAGGAAAAAGAGCGATATGGTGAAGACTATAATGACTACAATTGGGTCTGCCGTTTCAGAAGTTTGACACAGCTCTGGAAAAAGCTTATAAAGAAAAGTGAGGTTCCTGATATTCGGTTCCATGATCTAAGGCATACCCATGCAACATTAATGTTGAAACAAGGTATACATCCGAAGATTGTGAGTGAGCAATTAGGACATAACAGAGTAGGTATCACACTGGACACCTATTCACATGTTGTACCAGGACTTCAGGAACCTGCGGTAGATCAATTTGCAAACGAATTATTCGGAAAGAAAAACTCTTGTTAG
- a CDS encoding thioredoxin family protein, with protein MREIKSDKEFKDIIASEEPVVVKFFTTWCPDCVRMDNFIGDVMEEFNKFEWYSINKDEFPSIAEEYQVMGIPSLLVYQNGEKLGHLHSANAKTEEQVTEFLEAY; from the coding sequence ATGAGAGAAATCAAGTCTGACAAGGAATTCAAAGACATCATCGCAAGCGAGGAGCCAGTAGTTGTTAAGTTCTTTACTACATGGTGCCCAGATTGCGTGCGTATGGACAACTTTATCGGAGATGTAATGGAAGAGTTCAATAAGTTTGAATGGTATTCTATTAATAAAGATGAGTTCCCAAGTATTGCTGAAGAGTATCAAGTAATGGGTATTCCAAGCCTACTTGTATATCAAAATGGCGAAAAGTTAGGTCACTTACATAGTGCAAATGCAAAAACGGAAGAGCAAGTTACTGAGTTTTTAGAAGCATACTAA
- a CDS encoding cation diffusion facilitator family transporter — MDSLSHKEADKGAIVSIIAYIFLSSMKIIISYITLSSALRADGLNNLTDIGASLAILIGLKISRKPRDPDHPYGHSRAEQIASLVASFIMATVGLEVVISAIQSFLNPKQAAPNVLAAWVALFSAVVMYFVYKYTKKIAIQTKSKSLEAAAKDNLSDALVSIGTVIGIVGSQFKMPILDPIAALIVGLIICKTAWEIFVEASHMLTDGIDPEKMDEYADAIGHISGVEHIVDIRARMYGNQTYVDITIEVDARMDVSESHCITDNIEDMLRKKFGIYHAHIHVEPMQKEPILT, encoded by the coding sequence ATGGATTCTCTTTCTCATAAAGAAGCTGATAAAGGTGCTATTGTCAGCATTATAGCCTACATATTTTTATCCTCTATGAAAATCATCATCAGTTATATTACCCTCTCTAGCGCATTACGTGCTGACGGTTTGAATAACTTAACGGATATTGGTGCTTCTTTAGCAATATTAATTGGCCTAAAAATTTCTCGTAAGCCTCGTGACCCAGATCATCCATATGGGCATTCGCGTGCAGAACAAATCGCATCACTTGTTGCTTCCTTTATTATGGCAACGGTCGGATTAGAAGTTGTGATTAGTGCAATTCAATCGTTTTTAAATCCGAAACAAGCAGCGCCTAATGTACTCGCTGCGTGGGTTGCTTTATTTTCTGCCGTCGTAATGTATTTCGTATATAAATATACGAAAAAGATTGCGATTCAAACAAAGAGTAAGTCGTTAGAAGCCGCTGCAAAAGATAATTTATCAGATGCTCTCGTAAGTATTGGTACAGTAATAGGTATCGTCGGATCACAGTTCAAAATGCCTATTTTAGACCCTATTGCTGCTTTAATTGTCGGTCTTATTATTTGTAAGACTGCATGGGAAATTTTTGTAGAAGCTTCTCATATGTTAACGGATGGAATTGATCCTGAAAAAATGGATGAATACGCTGATGCTATCGGGCATATTTCAGGTGTAGAACATATTGTAGATATTCGCGCTCGTATGTATGGGAATCAAACGTATGTAGATATTACAATTGAAGTAGATGCTCGAATGGATGTTAGCGAAAGCCATTGTATTACTGACAATATTGAAGATATGCTTCGAAAGAAATTCGGAATTTACCATGCTCATATTCATGTGGAGCCCATGCAAAAAGAACCTATTTTGACATAG
- a CDS encoding phosphatase PAP2 family protein, with protein sequence MKRYRHLYLLSCTLLICFVALSLSYHTACIEKFDNVVAHFIQSFRNEYLTTYFTWVSFIGSKRIYFPLLIILVMYFLLRKKILSALLLTINYYGSRYLNSMLKLWYERARPDVTQLVTATGYSFPSGHTMNATAFLGFIAYVTITEDRISLHKKLLIIFIASFVVLSISVSRIYLGVHYPSDILAGWAAGGSWLVLCVIFHKAFIKKEPMSK encoded by the coding sequence GTGAAACGATACCGACATTTATACTTGTTAAGTTGTACACTACTCATTTGTTTTGTCGCACTATCACTTTCGTATCATACCGCTTGTATTGAAAAATTTGATAATGTAGTCGCACACTTTATTCAAAGTTTCCGAAACGAGTATTTGACAACCTATTTTACTTGGGTGTCCTTTATCGGTTCAAAAAGAATATATTTCCCGTTACTCATTATACTTGTAATGTATTTTCTCCTTAGAAAAAAAATATTAAGTGCATTACTTCTAACAATTAATTATTACGGATCACGTTATTTGAACAGTATGCTCAAACTATGGTACGAACGAGCAAGACCTGATGTGACGCAGCTTGTTACAGCAACTGGATATAGCTTTCCGAGCGGTCATACGATGAACGCTACTGCTTTTTTAGGATTTATTGCATACGTCACAATTACAGAAGATCGTATTTCATTGCATAAAAAGTTGCTGATTATTTTTATAGCAAGCTTCGTTGTATTATCTATTTCAGTTAGCCGAATTTATCTTGGCGTGCACTATCCATCTGACATATTAGCCGGATGGGCAGCGGGCGGTAGCTGGCTCGTTTTATGTGTTATATTTCATAAGGCGTTCATTAAAAAAGAACCTATGTCAAAATAG
- a CDS encoding sporulation protein, which yields MFQKFLASVGIGSAKVDTVLERDEYTVGEEIVGKVHITGGSVSQEIESIYLTLSTSYVREVDDKKVTTSYDLERVRLTDPFSVEPNEKVEIPFSFLMPIEAPLTLGMKTVWVHTGLDIKRSIDPSDRDYIQVLPNALLNSVLNSVNQLGFKARHIECEELPYRLRKQVPFAQEFEFIPVSGEYYGKLDELELLILPSAHDRLEIIMEVDRKSRGLAGLFAEALDLDEKVIRFTVTNEDIPTMQQKINNNIF from the coding sequence ATGTTTCAAAAGTTTTTAGCAAGCGTTGGAATTGGAAGTGCAAAAGTAGATACTGTTCTTGAAAGAGATGAGTATACAGTTGGAGAAGAGATAGTAGGGAAGGTTCATATAACTGGAGGTTCAGTTAGCCAAGAAATTGAAAGCATTTACTTAACGTTGTCGACGTCATATGTAAGAGAAGTGGATGATAAAAAAGTAACTACATCGTATGATTTAGAGCGAGTTCGTTTAACAGATCCATTTTCTGTAGAGCCAAATGAAAAAGTGGAAATTCCATTTTCGTTTTTAATGCCAATTGAAGCACCACTAACACTTGGAATGAAAACGGTTTGGGTTCATACAGGTCTTGATATTAAACGTAGTATTGATCCAAGTGACCGTGATTATATTCAAGTATTGCCGAATGCGCTATTGAACAGTGTATTAAATAGTGTAAATCAATTAGGTTTTAAAGCGCGTCATATAGAATGCGAAGAATTACCGTATCGATTACGTAAGCAAGTTCCATTCGCGCAAGAATTTGAGTTTATTCCAGTTTCCGGAGAGTATTATGGGAAATTAGATGAATTAGAATTATTAATTTTGCCAAGTGCCCACGACCGATTAGAAATTATTATGGAAGTAGATAGAAAATCACGTGGATTGGCTGGTTTATTCGCAGAAGCGCTTGATCTTGATGAGAAGGTTATTCGCTTTACAGTAACAAACGAAGATATTCCAACGATGCAGCAAAAAATTAACAATAATATTTTTTAA